Proteins co-encoded in one Natronorubrum daqingense genomic window:
- a CDS encoding PAS domain-containing protein: MDRRLEGPEPVHVRALVVGSSPWLHQAATELSADSIIVDGPLPPATDLEMDRLDATDCLVTDEREVLTTVSDACPVVYAIDDLNAVPLERLRTDGATDFVRKTLPIESSMLAHRVQQAATLGAKTRTIQRQRRWYQALIEQSSDLIVVANSNGTITYVEPSVERVGGYDADELRDSHLTDAVHAEDVAMVEAAFEELCEEPYGTTKRLTYRCRHANGDWYIHEATLTNWLEDEDINGIVASIRDITALHQAEQELDEAMERVGDAFYTLDSEWRFTHINDHAAALFDVDPETVLGVKIYDLFPNILGTAFQSAAVEAMETREAVSIERYYEPMETWYSARMYPSSSGIAVYFTDVTERIERERALRERTERLEILVQNLPVILFVHETDGTILLAEGRGLEKVERLSDDVVGESIFEIFSDHPTVLSDTDAAIGGEQSHSQIRLDDRVFESWWRPVTDDGTVERVIGIAVDVTERAQYQEALNALHEATNHLLTVESKQAACEYMVDVASDVLDIESVVYRFDDHHNELVPAAYSHAFETNFGQPEEHTPDDGLVWQTFVDGTPTLVDDRTDTGGTYPDRARSGLYVPIGEHGVLVAFETETNHYDDETYELAQLFATTAEAALDRISRTRRLHGRERTLKRQNIHLEQLNEANTVRQDIEQLLLMADDRSEIERGICERLAALEECSFVWFGEPDPGGHQLEPQASAGRERTYLDTISVTTVDDSAAEPAGRTARTRTPTYAENIADSVRDGTWRVEALSRNYQSVYAVPIVYDDFLYGVVAIYGDDRDAFDEPLRDTLAELGETIAYAITATKRKTALADSGVDTVELEVELTGDSLFRRLAGALETRLTFEGATIRDDGEPTVFAVANSDAVTEHSSDLRSLEGIHDASIIAESEDETLLQLQCSEPFLGSVVDTDGGTLRTFVATDDETRATIEVPQSIEVRELLSGLNRRGFSASMVARREQSTTQPTIDVAARNALLAELTDRQQEVVQTAYHGGYFEWPRHTNGDELADSLEISPPAFHKHVRAVEQKLFATIFDETVSEG; the protein is encoded by the coding sequence ATGGACCGAAGACTCGAGGGTCCCGAACCGGTCCACGTTCGCGCGCTCGTCGTTGGCTCGTCGCCGTGGCTCCACCAAGCAGCGACGGAGCTCTCGGCGGATTCCATCATCGTCGACGGTCCACTCCCCCCGGCTACGGACCTCGAGATGGACAGGCTCGACGCGACAGATTGTCTCGTGACGGACGAACGCGAGGTTCTCACCACGGTCAGCGACGCGTGTCCGGTCGTCTACGCCATCGACGACCTGAACGCAGTCCCACTCGAACGACTTCGGACAGACGGTGCGACGGATTTCGTTCGGAAGACGCTCCCCATCGAGTCCTCGATGCTCGCCCATCGCGTCCAACAGGCCGCCACACTGGGCGCTAAAACCCGAACCATTCAGCGACAGCGACGGTGGTACCAGGCGTTGATCGAACAGTCGTCGGACCTCATCGTCGTTGCCAACTCGAACGGAACGATCACCTACGTCGAACCGTCGGTCGAACGAGTCGGTGGGTACGACGCCGACGAGTTACGTGACAGCCACCTCACCGACGCCGTCCACGCAGAAGACGTCGCAATGGTCGAAGCCGCGTTCGAGGAACTCTGTGAGGAACCATACGGAACGACGAAACGGCTGACGTACCGGTGTCGACACGCGAACGGCGACTGGTACATCCACGAAGCCACGCTGACTAATTGGCTCGAGGACGAGGATATCAACGGTATCGTCGCATCGATTCGCGATATTACGGCCCTTCACCAGGCGGAACAGGAGTTAGACGAAGCGATGGAACGGGTCGGCGACGCGTTCTACACGCTCGATTCGGAGTGGCGGTTCACCCACATCAACGACCACGCGGCAGCACTCTTCGACGTCGATCCGGAGACCGTCCTCGGCGTCAAGATTTACGATCTCTTCCCGAATATTCTGGGGACGGCGTTTCAGTCGGCAGCGGTCGAAGCCATGGAAACGCGCGAAGCGGTCTCCATCGAGCGATACTACGAACCGATGGAGACGTGGTACAGCGCCCGAATGTATCCCTCCTCCTCCGGCATTGCGGTCTACTTTACCGACGTGACCGAGCGCATCGAACGCGAACGAGCGCTCAGAGAGCGAACGGAGCGACTCGAGATACTCGTTCAAAATCTCCCGGTGATCCTGTTCGTCCACGAAACGGACGGGACGATTTTGCTCGCAGAGGGTCGCGGCCTCGAGAAAGTCGAGCGACTCTCCGACGACGTCGTCGGCGAGTCGATTTTCGAAATTTTCAGCGACCACCCGACCGTTCTCTCGGATACGGATGCCGCAATAGGGGGCGAACAGTCGCACTCGCAGATCCGCCTCGACGACCGAGTTTTCGAATCGTGGTGGCGGCCGGTGACGGATGATGGAACCGTCGAACGCGTCATCGGCATCGCGGTCGACGTCACCGAGCGTGCGCAGTACCAGGAGGCGCTCAACGCCCTCCACGAGGCGACGAATCACTTGCTGACGGTCGAGTCGAAACAGGCCGCGTGTGAGTACATGGTCGACGTCGCGAGCGACGTCCTCGATATCGAGAGCGTCGTCTATCGCTTCGACGACCACCACAACGAACTCGTCCCGGCGGCGTACTCACACGCCTTCGAAACGAACTTCGGTCAGCCCGAGGAGCACACTCCCGACGACGGACTCGTGTGGCAGACGTTCGTCGACGGGACACCAACACTCGTCGACGACCGGACGGATACCGGCGGGACATATCCCGACCGCGCTCGAAGCGGGCTGTACGTTCCGATCGGTGAACACGGCGTCCTCGTCGCCTTCGAGACCGAGACGAACCACTACGACGACGAGACGTACGAACTAGCCCAACTCTTCGCGACGACCGCCGAAGCCGCGCTCGACCGGATCTCCAGAACGCGTCGACTTCACGGCCGCGAACGCACGCTCAAACGACAAAATATCCACCTCGAGCAGTTGAACGAGGCGAATACGGTCAGACAGGATATCGAGCAGTTGCTGTTGATGGCCGACGATCGATCGGAAATCGAACGCGGCATCTGCGAGCGTCTCGCAGCCCTCGAGGAGTGTTCGTTCGTCTGGTTCGGCGAGCCGGATCCGGGTGGCCACCAACTCGAACCACAAGCTAGTGCTGGTCGAGAACGTACGTACCTCGACACAATTTCGGTGACGACCGTCGACGACTCCGCGGCCGAACCAGCGGGCCGGACAGCGCGAACGCGAACGCCGACCTACGCCGAAAACATCGCTGACTCCGTGCGCGATGGAACCTGGCGCGTCGAAGCGCTCTCGCGAAACTATCAGTCGGTCTACGCCGTTCCGATCGTCTACGACGACTTTCTTTACGGCGTCGTCGCCATTTACGGTGACGACCGCGACGCGTTCGACGAACCGCTGCGTGACACGCTCGCCGAACTCGGCGAAACGATCGCGTACGCGATCACCGCCACCAAACGAAAAACCGCGCTCGCCGACAGTGGCGTCGACACCGTCGAACTCGAGGTCGAACTCACCGGCGACTCGCTGTTTCGTCGCCTCGCCGGCGCGCTCGAAACACGGCTGACGTTCGAGGGAGCGACGATTCGAGACGACGGGGAGCCGACGGTTTTCGCCGTCGCCAACTCCGATGCGGTGACCGAGCACTCGAGTGACCTTCGCTCACTCGAGGGGATCCACGACGCTTCGATTATCGCCGAATCCGAGGACGAAACTTTGCTCCAGCTGCAGTGTTCGGAGCCGTTTCTCGGTTCGGTCGTCGACACCGACGGTGGAACGTTGCGGACGTTCGTCGCAACGGACGACGAGACGCGAGCCACTATCGAGGTTCCCCAATCCATCGAGGTGAGAGAGCTCCTCTCCGGCCTGAATCGACGTGGGTTCTCGGCGTCGATGGTCGCACGCCGAGAACAGTCGACGACACAGCCGACGATCGACGTCGCTGCGCGCAACGCGTTGCTCGCGGAACTCACCGACAGACAACAGGAGGTCGTTCAAACGGCGTACCACGGCGGATACTTCGAGTGGCCGCGTCACACGAACGGTGACGAACTGGCCGATTCACTCGAGATCTCGCCGCCTGCGTTCCACAAGCACGTCAGAGCCGTAGAGCAGAAGCTGTTCGCGACGATATTCGACGAAACGGTGTCCGAAGGTTAA
- a CDS encoding gamma-glutamyltransferase family protein, which produces MTEDFDLDRFDSRRSTVYGNRGMVSTSQPLAAQAGVSILQNGGNAFDAAVATAAALNVVEPTSTGLGGDVFALYRTADGEVGAMRSCGGAPADATIENVRGALEDTDSETLEGYYPESRGYAVDSASSADELGMPFLGPHAVTVPGTARGWETTVQELGRLTLGDVLEPAIEYATEGFPVSPVISYYWEGAKDLFTDENAREAYLFDGDTPDAGETVTLPQLGESMRTIAEDGADAFYEGEIADAIVEEIQSAGGFLTHEDLASFEPEFVDPVSTTYNGAEVWELPPNNQGLVALEALNIAEEIGAGDHPYDSPERVHAFAEAMKLAFVDGHHYITDPEFEEIPPLASKSYARERARGIGETPIQDPEVGVPNANAEDADTVLLTVGDEDGNLVSYINSRFAGFGSGLVAGETGIALQNRGASFSLDSSHPNSLEPGKRPFHTLVPAIAKFDADDWAAFGVMGGYMQPQGHVQVISNIVDYGMTPQAALDAPRWRYRESGSLGVEDRLSQLPKLARMGHDVDVLTPVMFGGAQLVRYRDGTLAGATEPRKDGNAIGY; this is translated from the coding sequence ATGACCGAGGATTTCGACCTGGATCGATTCGACTCGAGACGCTCGACCGTCTACGGAAACCGCGGGATGGTCTCGACGAGTCAACCCCTCGCTGCACAGGCGGGAGTTTCGATTCTACAAAACGGCGGCAACGCGTTCGACGCGGCCGTGGCGACGGCCGCCGCGCTCAACGTCGTCGAGCCCACGTCGACCGGACTGGGCGGCGACGTCTTCGCACTGTATCGCACCGCTGATGGCGAGGTCGGCGCGATGCGCTCGTGTGGGGGCGCACCCGCAGATGCCACCATCGAGAACGTCCGCGGCGCACTCGAGGACACCGACAGCGAAACGCTCGAGGGGTACTACCCGGAATCTCGCGGCTATGCCGTCGACAGCGCCTCGAGTGCCGACGAGTTGGGCATGCCGTTTCTCGGCCCGCACGCGGTGACGGTCCCCGGGACGGCACGCGGCTGGGAGACGACGGTGCAGGAACTGGGGCGACTCACGCTCGGAGACGTTCTCGAGCCAGCGATCGAGTACGCGACGGAGGGGTTTCCCGTCTCGCCGGTGATTTCTTACTACTGGGAGGGCGCGAAAGACCTCTTCACCGACGAGAACGCTCGAGAGGCCTACCTCTTCGACGGAGACACTCCTGACGCGGGGGAGACGGTCACGCTCCCACAACTCGGCGAATCGATGCGAACGATCGCCGAAGACGGGGCCGACGCATTCTACGAGGGCGAGATTGCCGACGCGATCGTCGAAGAGATCCAATCGGCGGGCGGGTTCTTGACGCACGAGGATCTAGCGTCGTTCGAACCCGAGTTCGTCGACCCGGTCAGCACGACGTACAACGGCGCGGAGGTCTGGGAACTCCCGCCGAACAATCAGGGACTCGTCGCACTCGAGGCGCTGAACATCGCCGAAGAGATCGGCGCTGGCGACCACCCCTACGACTCGCCCGAACGCGTCCACGCCTTCGCCGAAGCGATGAAACTCGCGTTCGTCGACGGCCACCACTACATCACCGATCCCGAGTTCGAGGAGATTCCGCCGCTCGCCTCGAAATCCTACGCTCGAGAGCGCGCTCGGGGAATCGGCGAGACGCCGATTCAAGACCCCGAAGTCGGCGTGCCAAACGCCAACGCCGAGGACGCCGACACCGTCTTGTTGACCGTCGGCGACGAGGACGGAAACCTCGTCTCCTACATCAACTCCCGCTTCGCCGGCTTCGGTAGCGGGCTGGTCGCCGGCGAGACGGGAATCGCCCTGCAGAATCGGGGCGCATCGTTCTCGCTCGACTCGAGTCATCCCAACAGCCTCGAGCCGGGCAAGCGGCCGTTTCACACACTCGTCCCGGCCATCGCGAAGTTCGATGCGGACGATTGGGCCGCGTTCGGCGTCATGGGCGGGTACATGCAGCCACAGGGGCACGTACAGGTGATCTCGAACATCGTCGACTACGGGATGACCCCGCAGGCAGCACTCGACGCGCCACGCTGGCGATACCGAGAGAGCGGGTCGCTCGGCGTCGAGGACAGACTCTCGCAACTCCCGAAACTCGCGCGGATGGGTCACGATGTCGACGTCCTCACGCCCGTCATGTTCGGTGGCGCACAACTCGTCCGGTATCGAGACGGCACGCTCGCTGGCGCAACCGAGCCAAGAAAGGACGGGAACGCAATCGGCTATTAG
- a CDS encoding cupin domain-containing protein — MIDDEYTNALPALDPDEGELETAELVVSDDVLVKAFALGPGAELEAHEHANSTNVFHVLEGTVTVLRNGESEAIDAPGVVLHERGAIHGARNDTDETVTFTASLCPLPS; from the coding sequence ATGATCGACGACGAATACACGAACGCACTCCCAGCACTGGACCCCGACGAGGGCGAACTCGAAACCGCGGAACTCGTCGTCAGCGACGACGTGCTCGTGAAGGCGTTCGCGCTCGGGCCGGGTGCCGAACTCGAGGCACACGAGCACGCGAACAGTACGAACGTCTTTCACGTCCTCGAGGGGACGGTAACGGTGCTCCGTAACGGCGAGAGCGAAGCGATCGACGCCCCCGGCGTCGTTCTCCACGAACGCGGTGCGATTCACGGGGCCCGAAACGACACCGACGAGACGGTCACCTTCACTGCGAGCCTCTGTCCGCTTCCATCATAA
- a CDS encoding DNA-methyltransferase translates to METTHRVFVGDSRALESVDDESVELVVTSPPYPMIEMWDDLFTSLDPAVGEALEAGDGRAAFEGMHAQLDAVWDELERVLVDGGLVCLNVGDATRSLEESFRVYPNHARVLEAFEARGFDPLPDVLWRKPANSAAKFMGSGMIPPNAYVTLEHEYVLVFRKGAESREFEPGADQRYEAAYFWEERNQWFSDVWTDVQGELQSLADGRDEDIRDRSGAYPLEIPYRLICMYSAYGDTVLDPFWGTGTTTLAAMCAGRDSLGSELEDAFLEVFTDRIDDVSTLSHAVARARLERHREFVTRRREDGETFEYEATHYETPVVTKMERDIRFHEVASVDSISQNSDDEYGYRVEHAPLSE, encoded by the coding sequence ATGGAGACGACCCACCGCGTTTTCGTCGGCGACTCTCGGGCCCTCGAATCGGTCGACGACGAGTCGGTCGAACTCGTCGTCACGTCGCCGCCGTATCCGATGATCGAGATGTGGGACGACCTCTTTACGAGTCTCGACCCGGCGGTCGGAGAGGCGCTCGAGGCCGGCGACGGTCGGGCAGCGTTCGAGGGGATGCACGCGCAACTCGACGCCGTCTGGGACGAACTCGAGCGCGTGCTCGTCGACGGCGGACTGGTCTGTCTCAACGTCGGCGACGCGACTCGCTCGCTCGAGGAGAGCTTTCGCGTCTACCCGAATCACGCGCGCGTCCTCGAGGCCTTCGAAGCTCGTGGGTTCGATCCGCTTCCGGACGTGCTCTGGCGCAAGCCGGCCAACAGCGCGGCCAAGTTCATGGGCAGCGGGATGATCCCGCCCAACGCCTACGTGACCCTCGAGCACGAGTACGTGCTGGTCTTTCGGAAGGGCGCAGAGAGCCGGGAGTTCGAACCCGGTGCAGACCAGCGCTACGAAGCGGCGTACTTCTGGGAGGAGCGCAATCAGTGGTTCTCCGACGTCTGGACCGACGTCCAGGGCGAGTTGCAGTCGCTCGCCGACGGACGCGACGAAGACATCCGTGACCGATCTGGGGCCTACCCCCTCGAGATTCCCTACCGACTGATCTGCATGTACTCGGCGTACGGCGACACCGTTCTCGACCCCTTCTGGGGCACCGGAACGACGACGCTCGCCGCGATGTGTGCGGGCCGAGACTCGCTCGGCTCGGAACTCGAGGACGCGTTTCTCGAGGTGTTCACCGACCGAATCGACGACGTCTCGACGCTCTCACACGCAGTTGCTCGCGCGAGACTCGAGCGACACCGCGAGTTCGTCACGCGTCGCCGCGAGGACGGCGAGACCTTCGAGTACGAGGCGACCCACTACGAGACGCCGGTCGTCACGAAGATGGAACGAGACATTCGGTTCCACGAAGTCGCCTCAGTCGACTCGATCTCCCAAAATTCGGATGATGAGTACGGCTACCGGGTCGAACACGCACCGCTCTCCGAGTGA
- a CDS encoding NADPH-dependent FMN reductase — protein sequence MTNVHVVGVCGSLRDDSATRIALECVLEAARAGTATTELIDLREYELPIFDADQSRADAGDADALASRLRDADAIILGSPMYHGSYSSPLKTALDYCGFDEFRDTTVGLLAVSGGAFPVTALEHMRSVCRALNAWVIPHEAAVANSHSAFEDGEFVDEDLEERVATLGRRAVQYATIEPDPDSFQSDQNIGAEGK from the coding sequence ATGACGAACGTCCACGTCGTCGGCGTTTGCGGAAGTCTTCGCGACGACAGCGCGACGCGTATCGCCCTCGAGTGCGTCCTCGAAGCCGCCCGAGCGGGAACGGCGACGACCGAATTGATCGATCTGCGCGAGTACGAACTGCCGATTTTCGACGCGGATCAGTCTCGAGCGGATGCGGGCGATGCCGACGCGCTCGCGAGCCGATTGCGAGACGCCGACGCGATTATCCTCGGCTCGCCGATGTACCACGGCTCGTACTCCTCGCCGCTGAAGACGGCGCTCGATTACTGCGGCTTCGACGAGTTCAGAGACACCACGGTCGGGTTGCTCGCCGTTTCCGGCGGGGCGTTTCCCGTCACTGCACTCGAGCACATGCGATCCGTGTGTCGAGCGCTCAACGCGTGGGTGATCCCTCACGAGGCCGCGGTCGCGAACTCACACAGTGCGTTCGAAGACGGCGAGTTCGTCGACGAGGACCTCGAGGAACGCGTGGCGACGCTGGGTCGCCGTGCCGTCCAGTACGCGACGATCGAACCGGATCCGGACTCGTTTCAAAGCGACCAGAACATCGGTGCAGAAGGAAAGTAA
- a CDS encoding HhH-GPD family protein, with translation MTERDDAVSLGEAHDLEAVRDALVEWYEADHRDFPWRRTDDPYAILVSEVMSQQTQLGRVVEAWEEFLERWPTTADLAGADRADVVGFWTDHSLGYNNRAKYLHESAQQVESEYDGSFPESPDELQELMGVGPYTANAVSSFAFNNGNAVVDTNVKRVCYRVFSVPDDDAAFETAANELMPDDRSRVWNNAIMELGGVACTQTPRCDEAGCPWREWCDAYASGDFTAPDVPTQPSFEGSRRQFRGRVVGTLREYDELELDTLGHRIRVDYAPDGEYGREWLEGLLDDLADDGLVTLERGDSRAETVARLRR, from the coding sequence ATGACCGAGCGCGACGACGCCGTCAGTCTCGGCGAGGCCCACGACCTCGAGGCCGTCCGAGACGCCCTCGTCGAGTGGTACGAAGCCGACCACCGGGACTTTCCGTGGCGGCGGACGGACGATCCCTACGCCATCCTCGTGAGCGAGGTGATGAGCCAGCAGACTCAACTTGGTCGCGTCGTCGAGGCCTGGGAGGAGTTCCTCGAGCGCTGGCCGACGACGGCCGACCTCGCCGGCGCGGACCGAGCGGACGTCGTGGGCTTCTGGACGGACCACAGTCTGGGCTACAACAACCGAGCGAAGTATCTCCACGAATCAGCTCAGCAGGTCGAATCTGAGTACGACGGCTCGTTTCCGGAGTCGCCCGACGAGCTACAGGAGTTGATGGGCGTCGGTCCCTACACCGCGAACGCCGTCTCGAGTTTCGCGTTCAACAACGGGAACGCGGTCGTCGATACGAACGTCAAACGCGTCTGCTATCGCGTCTTCTCCGTTCCCGACGACGATGCGGCGTTCGAGACGGCTGCGAACGAACTCATGCCAGACGATCGATCCCGGGTCTGGAACAACGCGATCATGGAGTTGGGCGGGGTCGCCTGCACCCAGACGCCCCGCTGTGACGAAGCCGGCTGTCCGTGGCGCGAGTGGTGTGACGCCTACGCGAGTGGGGACTTCACGGCCCCCGACGTGCCGACCCAGCCCAGTTTCGAGGGGAGCCGCAGACAGTTTCGCGGCCGCGTGGTCGGGACACTGCGAGAGTACGACGAACTCGAGCTCGATACGCTCGGCCACCGGATTCGCGTCGATTACGCCCCCGACGGCGAGTACGGCCGCGAGTGGCTCGAGGGACTCCTCGACGACCTTGCTGACGACGGACTGGTGACCCTCGAGCGAGGGGATTCCCGAGCGGAGACGGTCGCGCGGTTACGTCGATAA
- a CDS encoding DHH family phosphoesterase has product MTRESAGEPGTDDGDSVVYELSKDCTIEDVEQNQSYLAEINGIVDYGIFVDLSESVSGLVHESVLEGTYGVGDELVVTLESVRDNGDVAFEPVDVDDYALEHVEHDYSLTATDRLEATIGEQVHIEGEIVQVKQTGGPTIFHVADEAGVVPCAAFEEAGVRAYPSIEVGDIVRVTGTPEHHENSVQIEAEGLSKLEGEDAEEARERLEDALEARAEPHDVDPLIDWEAFEKLRPNLKEVAQLLRRTVLQGRPIRVRHHADGDGMCAAVPVQIALERFISEVHEDENAPRHLIKRLPAKAPFYEMEDATRDLNFALEDREKHGQQLPLLLMLDNGSTAEDVPAYETLAHYDIPIAVVDHHHPDPDAVGDLLDAHVNPYLHDEDYRITTGMCCVELARMIYPDITDELRHVPAVAGLSDRSKADAMEDYLALANEEGYDEQRLQDLSEALDYAAFWLRYNSGDQLIQDLLQIDSDDEERHRELVSFLADRSRADVDEQLEAAMPHLEHEDLNNGAHLYRIDVENYAHRFTYPAPGKTTGEIHDRKIEETGDPVITVGYGPDFAVLRSDGVRLDIPNMVSELEEEIPGGGVSGGGHLVVGSIKFVKGKREEVIDALVDKMEDAEIDEALSSAAPIDD; this is encoded by the coding sequence ATGACACGTGAGTCCGCCGGGGAACCCGGCACAGATGACGGGGATTCCGTCGTCTACGAGCTTTCCAAAGACTGTACGATCGAGGACGTCGAGCAAAATCAGTCGTATCTCGCCGAAATTAACGGTATCGTCGACTACGGTATCTTCGTCGATCTCTCCGAGTCCGTTTCCGGTCTCGTCCACGAATCCGTGCTCGAGGGTACCTACGGCGTCGGCGACGAACTCGTCGTCACGCTCGAGAGCGTTCGCGACAACGGCGATGTCGCCTTCGAACCCGTCGACGTCGACGACTACGCGCTCGAGCACGTCGAGCACGACTACTCCCTGACCGCCACCGACCGACTCGAGGCGACCATCGGCGAGCAGGTGCACATCGAAGGCGAAATCGTCCAGGTCAAACAGACCGGCGGCCCGACCATCTTCCACGTCGCCGACGAAGCCGGCGTCGTCCCCTGTGCGGCCTTCGAGGAAGCTGGCGTGCGAGCGTATCCGTCCATCGAGGTCGGCGATATCGTCCGTGTCACCGGTACACCCGAACACCACGAAAACTCCGTTCAGATCGAGGCCGAGGGCCTCTCGAAACTCGAGGGCGAGGACGCCGAGGAGGCTCGCGAGCGACTCGAGGACGCACTCGAAGCGCGCGCCGAACCCCACGACGTCGACCCGCTGATCGACTGGGAGGCGTTCGAGAAGCTCCGCCCGAACCTCAAGGAGGTCGCCCAACTGCTCCGGCGCACCGTCCTCCAGGGACGCCCGATTCGCGTTCGCCACCACGCCGACGGCGACGGCATGTGCGCCGCCGTCCCGGTTCAGATCGCCCTCGAGCGATTCATCAGCGAGGTTCACGAGGACGAGAACGCGCCGCGTCACCTCATCAAACGCCTGCCCGCGAAGGCTCCGTTCTACGAGATGGAAGACGCGACGCGAGACCTCAACTTCGCACTCGAGGACCGCGAGAAACACGGCCAGCAACTGCCGCTCTTGCTCATGCTCGACAACGGCTCGACGGCCGAGGACGTTCCGGCCTACGAAACGCTGGCACACTACGACATCCCGATCGCCGTCGTCGACCACCACCACCCCGACCCCGACGCGGTCGGCGACCTTCTCGACGCCCACGTTAACCCGTACCTCCACGACGAGGACTACCGGATTACGACGGGGATGTGCTGTGTCGAACTCGCGCGGATGATCTACCCGGATATCACGGACGAACTCCGTCACGTCCCCGCCGTCGCCGGCCTCTCGGATCGTTCCAAGGCCGACGCGATGGAGGACTACCTCGCACTCGCAAACGAGGAGGGCTACGACGAGCAGCGTCTTCAGGACCTGAGCGAAGCGCTCGACTACGCCGCGTTCTGGCTGCGATACAACTCCGGCGATCAGTTGATCCAGGACCTCCTCCAGATCGATAGCGACGACGAGGAGCGCCACCGCGAACTCGTCTCGTTCCTCGCGGACCGCTCTCGCGCGGACGTCGACGAGCAACTCGAGGCCGCGATGCCCCACCTCGAACACGAAGACCTCAACAACGGCGCACACCTCTACCGGATCGACGTTGAGAACTACGCCCACCGGTTCACCTACCCTGCACCAGGGAAAACCACCGGTGAAATTCACGACCGAAAGATCGAGGAAACCGGCGATCCCGTAATTACGGTCGGCTACGGCCCCGACTTCGCCGTCCTCCGCTCCGACGGCGTCCGCCTCGACATTCCGAATATGGTTTCGGAACTCGAAGAGGAGATTCCCGGCGGCGGCGTCTCCGGCGGCGGCCACCTCGTCGTCGGTTCGATCAAGTTCGTCAAAGGCAAACGCGAGGAAGTGATCGACGCCCTCGTCGACAAGATGGAAGACGCCGAAATCGACGAAGCGCTCTCGAGTGCAGCGCCGATCGACGACTGA